A window of Flavobacterium branchiarum genomic DNA:
AACGGGTGCGGCAATTGTAGGCTTACTGCTTACCATCTTTTTCTCTATTCTAATTGCGAGTGATTTCTCTAAAACGCAACTTTATAAAAAACAATTAGAAATAGCCAATTTTAAAACCCGGAATCTCTTAAAAAGCCGTGAACAGCTTATTTCTACCGTAAGTCATGATTTAAAAACCCCATTGAGCACAATTGTAGGTTATACGGAACTATTGGACAATTCTGACGTGAATACAAAACAATCGTATTTTATTAAGAATATCAGAAATTCATCCCAGTACATTTCGCAATTGGTTCAGGATTTACTTGATTTTTCTCAAATTGAAGCGGGGAAAATCACAATCGAGAAGAAACCCTTCTTACTTCCTGAAATCATTACTGAAGTTGCTAAAAGTATTCAATCTGTTTATATTCAGAAAGACATCGAACTTATCATTGATACTGACGAAAAATTAAACCAAAGAGTAATTGGAGATTCATTTCGACTCAAACAAATTTTAAGCAACATAATTGGTAATGCTTATAAATTTACCGAAAAAGGTTTTATAAAAATCAACGCTTCAATTAATGACAAAGGAGATTTTGTTATTATTAAAGTTGAAGATTCTGGTATTGGAATTGAAAAAAAGAATCAAAATCTAATATTCGAAGAATTTGCTCAAGCCAATGAAAACATCGAAAAAAAATATGGTGGAACTGGTTTAGGGCTTGCCATATCCAAAAAAATAGCAACTCTACTAGGTGGTGATTTAAACTTAAAAAGTGTTTTTGGCAAAGGAAGTACTTTCGAAATTCAACTTCCACTAATTTTCGACACCAATTCTGAATCACAATTAGAAGAACCAACCACAGAAGAATACATTACTCCTTTAACCTCGTCTAAGACAGCAATTGTAATAGATGACGACACTAATTTACTAGGTTTAACCTCCGAAGTTTTAAAACAGAACAACTATACCGTTTTGGCTTTTAATAATGCGAATGATGCCTTAAAAACAATCCAGAATACTCCTTTTGACTTTATCATAACCGATATTCAAATGCCAGAAATTGATGGATTCCAATTTTTAGAAAAATTAAAGCAAACTACCAATTCTCAATATCAAGACCAACCAATAATAGCTCTAACAGGGAGAGAGGATTTACACTTGAAAGTTTATTTAGATGCAGGATTTACAACTGTTGTAAAAAAACCGTATTCGCCAAAAATGTTACTCAAAACGATATTTTCTCTATTTGATAGTTCTTATAAAATTGAACCTGAAGACAAAGAAATCAGTAATTCAAATTTAGAAAAAGGCTTTTCACTTGATTCCCTAA
This region includes:
- a CDS encoding hybrid sensor histidine kinase/response regulator: MESKNSYIPLKVFISYIALASLVISVGWVLYSENVIYSNIESKIAYEKTKIFKVSQLFSNVYKTESLARKTIQSNSESDYKLYIKESDSLRVKIDSLKKIVTTQSQIVLLDSVNYLLAEKTKNIQQLKSIKNKASDEVTVNNAIDELTKLEFSLRKLQLEDFTKNPEKLGSYQRNVLQKYVDYLNQNIPDDSTNTLSKKASDSILSTSKKLLSSVKRETEKKKESLNYQENKLLKNEILISEQLRKVLRMIEREIIINSIKYNTEKEKSLKKINEIVTGAAIVGLLLTIFFSILIASDFSKTQLYKKQLEIANFKTRNLLKSREQLISTVSHDLKTPLSTIVGYTELLDNSDVNTKQSYFIKNIRNSSQYISQLVQDLLDFSQIEAGKITIEKKPFLLPEIITEVAKSIQSVYIQKDIELIIDTDEKLNQRVIGDSFRLKQILSNIIGNAYKFTEKGFIKINASINDKGDFVIIKVEDSGIGIEKKNQNLIFEEFAQANENIEKKYGGTGLGLAISKKIATLLGGDLNLKSVFGKGSTFEIQLPLIFDTNSESQLEEPTTEEYITPLTSSKTAIVIDDDTNLLGLTSEVLKQNNYTVLAFNNANDALKTIQNTPFDFIITDIQMPEIDGFQFLEKLKQTTNSQYQDQPIIALTGREDLHLKVYLDAGFTTVVKKPYSPKMLLKTIFSLFDSSYKIEPEDKEISNSNLEKGFSLDSLKSFLTNDEEALQEVLKTFVTTTKESLVALEESVTNKDRTTISAIAHRIAPMFKQINAIEVSKILSNLEQKKYSDTDLETLFSELKTKINSLLLILEDEIT